Below is a window of Anaerobacillus alkaliphilus DNA.
ACCCGTTTTACGAGATTAATAATAAAAAACGTAGTAACTACTTAGGAGCCTAAGCCTTAAAGCTGATACATGGCAAGTTGTTCCCCCCAGGGAGCTAACTCAGTTTCAATAAACCCTGCTTTTTGATAAGCCTTTTTTGCTAATAAATTATTCGGATGGTACCCAATCATTATGAACGGAATGTTATCTATATTCTGTTTATGTATTTCCTCGATAATGAGTTGAATGGCTTGTCTCCCAATACCTTTCCCTTGATACTTCTGATCTATCATTAATCGATAAATCCAAAAATTATTATCATCAGGATCAATACCAAACATCGTGAAGCCTACCATCGTATCGGCTAGATAAACCGCCATAACCTGAAAAGTCTCTAAAAATTGAACTTCAGCAATAGAATACAGATTAGATGCAATATAAGATTTTTGCTCTTCTGCTACTGATAGCTGAATGGCGTCTTCCCAATTACTCCTGTCGATTACTACTAATGATATACCCATAAAAATTCCTCAACTTTCCATAATAGATCTTTCTTTTAAAATTATAGTGGCCTATGAAGAAAAAAGCTTTAGTTATTTCTCTTTATAAATTTATTTTTTTATACCTTAAAAGTAGTTATGGGACAAGCACTTACACTCATAAAGGTTAAGTAAGACTACTTTATCTCTTTGCAGTGGAAGGGGAATTTGTTTGAAATACTTAATACCTCTTATTCTATTAATGATCCATTTTTCGCTCATTACTTTTCAAGCATTGGATACATATGCTAGGGAACATAATGAAAAGAAAGAATATGTATTCGATAGAAATCCAGTTCAATTTAGTGAAACAATTGGCACGAAATACATGTTTAAAAAGGAGATTTCTTCTGAGAAGAGTATCCGCTTTGTTACAAAAGAAATTGAAGGCATCGTCATAAATGAGCCTCCAGTAGTGAAACGATCCTTTTTCGCTGGGCCTACTTACTTTGGTAATGTAAGTGATGAGAAGATTGCTTTCCTTACATTTGATGACGGACCCTCAAAAAATACAGAAATAATTCTAGACTTATTGAAAATTGAAGGAATTAAGGCTACTTTTTTTGTTAATGGCAAACGTGGCGATTATGAAAAGTCTCTATATAAAAGAATTGTAGACGAAGGTCATGCTATTGGGAATCACACCTATTCACATGATTACAGTATCATCTACAAATCAAAAGAAGCCTTTTTAGAAGACTTCAGAAAACTAGAAAGTCTCTTGATTGAGACCATTGGTTTTGCACCAAAATTAATGAGATTTCCAGGTGGATCTAACAACTCAATTAGTCAACGCTATGGTGGAAAAGATATTATGAACGAAATTGTAGGAATGATGACAGAATTAGGTTATCTTCATACGGACTGGAATGTCGATTCTCAAGATTCACTTTCTAATAATAGGTCAAAAAAGGAAATTATTGAACAAGTGGTAGATAGTACAAACGGAAAAAATGAATTGGTGATTTTATTCCATGATAGCAAACCAAAAACTACCACGCCAGAAGCATTAGTAGAGATTATCGAGGACCTAAGAAATCAAAATTTTCGCTTTGAAATTATGGATGAAAACTCTTTTTTTACACAGTTCCTTTCAGCAAAAAAGTAATAAAGGATAAGAATTGTTCCTCTTATCCTCTTACTCTTATTCTTCTGTAGTTGCCGCTATTTGCTCGTTAACAATAGAAACGCGAGGAAGAGAAATTTCAAAGTTGGTTCCTACGTTTATTTTACTATGTATTTGGATTTTCCCGTTCATAAGTTCAATAATCTTGATAGCCGCCATCATACCAAGACCTGTCCCATCTCTTCCCTTTGTAGTGAAATAAGGCTCACCAAGTCTTGATAATTGCTCTTCAGTCATACCTGTTCCGCTATCAACAATCTCAATTAGTAGTTGATCATGCTTTTCTTCTGTACGAACATGTAGGACTCCGCTATTAGGCATTGCTTCTATACAATTCTTAGTAATATTTAATAAACACTGTTGAAGAAGTTGAGATTCTCCTTTCACATAGGATTGGTGAATATTGGTTGCAATTTCCACACAATTCATATTAGCTAACGGTTTAATAATTTCAATGGCTCGTTCAAGCTCTTGTTTAATATTAAGAATTTCAACATTTTCTGGTGAGGGCTTAGCAAATGTTAAGTAATTTCTAATAATATCATTTGCTCTATCAATTTCATCAATTGAGATCTTCAGAAATTCTTTTCTTTTTTCAATAGGTAAGTCTGTCTCTTGCATCATTTGAAGAAATCCTCTAACTACTGCAAGGGGATTTCTTACTTCGTGGGATATTGAGGAAGCTAAATGACTCACTACCTCCATTTTTTCGGCTTTGATAATTCTTTTGTTAATAAAGGTAGTTTCTCGTGCCACTTCCATTATGTAAATTAAGCTTACAATTGAACACAACTGTAAAATAAAATGTGCCACATCTGCAGAGTTGATCACTGGTAGATTAAATAAAAACATTGTATTTAGGATTACTACACTACTGGTAATGATGGAAAAACAAGCTCCCATCGTAACCTTTTTCTTTTTTGAGGCGAAGAAGAATTTTTGTCTAAATAGGACGGTTAAAAACAATATCGTAGTTGAAACAATGAGCGTTGAGTATACACCTAGACCACCAAAAATACCCCGGTAACCAACAGTAATGACCCATAAAATAACACTTGCAGGCAACCCACCATATAAACTGCCAATGATTTGCGCAACAAAACGTAAATCGTAAAAGAAACCATCGCTATAATCGATGGGGAACGTAATACATGTCATAATTGCTAAACTAGAAGATACGATAAAGATTTTCTTTTTATAATGACGAGTAGCTGACTTTCTGTTTCTCAACATTACTAATGGAACAAATAATAGAAAAAAAACTAAAACTAGCACATTTAATAGCAATCCTTCAACATCATACATGTTTATCTCACCCCTTACCAACCCGATGTTAGTCTTGCTCTTTTAGAATAGTCCAAATAGTATAAAAATGGAAGAGTCTTTCGGTCATTTTTCCATAGATTTGTACATAATTTTTCTCATGACAGACCAGTTTCCGTTTAGCTATTTTAGAATATTCGGATAAAAAGTATTATTTAAAAAGACATTGACTTTTACCTGTTTCAGGAGTAAATTTACATTGCAAAATCAAAAAAGCTAAGTTACTTATTGAGCGGGGAAACATTTTTTCCAACTCGCACATAGGGCAAAGGTTACTCTTTAGTCCCTAATCCGGAAGCTATCTCGTAAGCATTTAAAAGAGTAAGATCTAAGAGATAGGTAATGATCATTCTTTGTAATGATCTTTTTTATTGGCTGTTTTCGCAAAGTTTGTTGCTTTCGTAAAAATCCCAAAAGCCGGATTTTTACACAAAATACTAAGAATTCACAACTAATTTAGTAAGTATTGCTCTTTTCTTACAAAATTTATTGGCTGATATCCTCATCTAGGGTATTTTTCCCGATTATTTTAGGGTAAAATGCAACAATGTTTACGAAAAGAGCCTTTTTATTTGATAATTAATTAAAGGGGTCTTACAACATGAAAAAGCAATTTGCCGTTATCGGCTTAGGTCGTTTCGGCGGCAGCGTTTGCAGAGAGCTATATCAAATGGGGCATGAGGTTTTAGCAATAGATACGAACGAAGATAGAGTTAACAACTTTTCCCGGTATTCCACGCATGCAGTTGTTGCTAATGCCACTGACGAAAACGCGTTACAATCACTAGGAATACGTAACTTTGAGCATGTCATTGTCGCTATCGGTGATAATATCCAAGCGAGTATCCTTTGTACACTTTTACTTAAAGAACTAAATGTAAAACAAGTTTGGGTGAAAGCTCAAAACCAATACCACCACAAGGTTGTCGAAAAAATTGGTGCTGATCGCATTATTCATCCAGAACATGATATGGGAGTTCGAATTGCCCATTATTTAGTCTCGGAAAAAATCATTGATTATATTGAATTATCTCCAGAATTCAGTATTGTAGAACTCATCGCAAGCCGAAAAGTATCCTACCAAACGATTGCAAAGTTAGATATTCGTGCAAAATATGGATGTACAATTCTCGGTATTAAACGCGGAGAAGAAGTTATCATCTCACCACCACCTACTCACGAAATTTTTGAAAATGATATTTTAATAGTTATCGGTCATAATAATGACCTAAAAAGATTTGAAGATGAGGGACTATAGACAATAAAAAGATAGATAAAGGCTATTAGCAATTGTCTATCTTTTTTAGTCTCAGTACATGTATAAAATTGGTGTTATTTAACAAAACTTATTTTAGTGATATAAGACCTCATTGCAATAATGATGTTAGAAGTATATGATTTTCTACATACGATTTAGTTTTTTACATAAATGAAAGGGATTGATTTGAATGGAATGGAATACAGAAGCAAAAGAATTGTTGGAGGAGCTATTAAAACCTATTCCCATTTTTGCTCGACCTATGGCACGAAAAGGAATCGAAAAGAAGATTATTGCCGTAGCTGAAGGTGACACCATCACAAAAGATGATGTTATTAAAGGGTATATTACTGCTTCACCAGGAGCAATGCAGGATCGCGCAGTTAAGCTACTGAAAGCCAAAAAAATTGACTTAACGCCTTACGAAGAATTACTAGCAGAAACAAAATAAGGACAAGCCCTTCCAATCGGACAGAGGTTCCGTTATTTTTTCAAAAAAGGCTCTTTTTTGAATTTGGAGGACATACCTTCCCTATTTAAGTAAAATCGTGAAAAAACAGCGATTTTTAGCAGAATAGCGGAACGTGTGTCCTCTTATTTTTGAAAAGTGCGTTTTTTGCCAAAATAACGGAACGTACGTCCGCAAGAATGAAGTCCATGTCCAGAAAACAAATTTTCTACCAATAAGCCTGCATTTTATCGCCACATAATCGTTGAATTTCTACCTCCCCTTCCCTTACTAAGAAAACGTCGGGATTGCTTAAAGCTTTCCATTCATCAAAGCCAAAAGTTTCATCAATATGATGTAAAAACAAGCTTAATAGATTTCCATGTGTAACAATAATGGTGTTTTCCTCTTCACTAAGAAAAATATCTTCAACAACACTTACTATACGTTTAATCGCATCACGGCTAGACTCTCCACCTGGAAATGTAAGATCTAGATCGCTAAAAGTTTCCATTAGCTTACTCTGCCAGTCCACCAAATTCTCTGAACTTAAAATTCTCTCAGCTAATCTATCGTCCATTTCAATCTGAATGTCACGTATTGCTGCCAATGGTTGAATCGTTTGTAGAGCTCTTTGAAACGGACTTGAAATGATACGATCTACCCGCATATCCTTAAAAAACTGAGCCAGTTCCTCTGCTTGAATTTCACCTTCTTTCGTGAGTTTTGCTTCGGAAGCCTGCCCCTCTGCTGCACAATGTCTTATTAAGTAAATCTTTTTCCCCATAGCTTTTCACCCTTTACTCTTTACTTCCCACTGCTCAAAGCGATGGACATCCATACCTAATTTTCTAGTTTCAAACCATTCAATTGCTTTTAGTACTAACGGTGAAGCATTCTCAGCTGTTATCTCATCAATCGGAAACCAGAGGGCTCCATTTGAATCTTGTCCCTCAAATTGTTCAGGGTCATTAAATCCACCACGGGTTAATTGGACTAAATAAAAAACAGCGATATGGTGAACGTGGGTAATCTTTCGCCATTTCCAAGGTAAAATAAAGTCTGCAACACCTAGATTTTTTTTCACCTTAACATAAAATCCAGTTTCCTCAAAGAACTCACGGTGCATTCCTTCAAGTAAACTCTCTCCATCCTCTAATTTGCCACCAGGTAGGTCATAACGGTTAATATATGGTCCAATGTTCTTTTTAATCACCAACAGCTTTCGATTTTGAAGGCATATTCCATACACTCCGAATGCTCGATGATAGCTCTCAACTGTCATAAAATCGCCTCCTTTAGTTAGTTCAATCATATCAACATTTTCCAAAATATGTACAGTAAATTACATTAGGTATTTTCTATTAAAAAATATTTTTCTTGCCTTGTAACAAATCTCATGCCGAAGCGACTAACTCTTTGAAATTAACTTTTTATATCATCACTCAAAAGGGAGCATGTACTATGAAAAAACAAATCGTAAAACAAGTAATGATCGTTGCGTCTGTTTTCACAATCGGTTTTACTTCTTTCACTTCTACGTATGCAACAACTCTAACTAATCCAAATGAAACTAAACCTGAGTATCTCATTCAAGTAGAGGAGAAGGTAACTGGCACTGTTGAATTTATTTATGGAAAAGAATTGCAACTCTTAGATACGAATGGAAAACGATATCATGTTATTTTAAGCCATTATACAAAACAAGAAATTGAGGCAATGAATATTAAAGAAGGTTCATCAATTACGATTGAAGGAACGTTTATCTCTTTTGAGGACCTACAAGATTTTTCTTATTATAAAATTCATTTGCCTGAGGAATTAACAAATGACGATTTCAAAAAAGTCGAAACTTTATATAATCTAACTATAGAGCTTGACAAGCAAAAAAAATGGGATGAGTCCATGTATGTCTGGGAAAGTATTCATCAAATTCTTGAGCCTTATTATATTGCTGCCTGGGTTCCAGAAACTTTCGTTGACTACTTTAGCCACTATGGATTAAAGGTAGATGAAAACGATTTAACGAGACTTGAGGCTATTTATAATGAGCATGTTTCTCTTCGAAAAAGTGGCCAGGTAGCTTTGTCGGATGAAAAAATGGTCGAGTTCCACAACATTTTAAATAAGTACTACGGAGATACAACTTATACTACACCTAGTTTTCTAGAATATATGCAAGGAATCGAGTTTGAAATTGAGTCACAGGACCTTTTACGCTTAGAGACATTTTACAATGAAGCAAATTCAGCCGAAGCAAATGGTGAATGGGAACTAGCAAGTGAAAAGTGGGTTAATTTTCATGAAGTCCTAAAACCATATTACTTAGCAAACTTTCAAGCACCTAGTTTTGAGGAGTTTTTAAGTTTTCAAGAATTTACCTTAACCGAAGAAGATAAGCTAGCCATTAAACCATTATATGAGCAAGTAGTAGAGTTTGATAAAAAGGGTGATTGGGAGTCTTCAGTGACGATTTGGGACCAAATTCATCTAGGATTACAACCATACTACGAAGCTATGCGCCCTATCTATATGAACGCATCACAAATACTAATTGATGGAAAATCCTACTAATAGATTGAGGGTTGTTGTTCGTTTGAACAATAACCTTTTTCATGTTTTTACAATTCGTTCATAACTTGGCAACAACTTGGTAGTACAATAGATATATAAACTGAATTTCAGGGGAGAACGTATGATTACAAAGAAAATTGTTGTTATTGAAGATGAAGAGTCTATTTCAGATATCATTAGCTATTCGTTACGAAAAGAAGGGTATTTTGTGCAGTGTGCTTTCTCTGGTAAAGAAGCATTTGCTTTAATTGAAAACTCACAACCGGACTTGCTAATACTAGATGTGATGCTTCCGGATATGAGCGGTTTTGATATCTGTAAAGCCGTTGTTCAACAACACCAACATATTCCGATTATTATGCTGACTGCTAGAAATGATATTGTTGATAAAATTTTAGGACTTGAGCTTGGGGCAGATGATTATATGACAAAACCTTTCGATATTCGAGAACTTCTTACTAGAGTGAAAGTTGCTCTCCGCCGAACTGAAGGGTTAGTATCAAAAGAACACTATCTAACAATTAACCAGTTCATTAAGGTTGAACCAAAGTCAAGAACTGTGTTAAAGGCAGATCAAGAAGTAAAAATAAAGCCAAAAGAGTACGAGCTTCTTCTTTTACTTGCTGAACATAAAAACCGCGTGTTTTCGAGGCAAGAAATACTAGATTATGTTTGGGACATGGACTACGAAGGTGATCTTAGAACAGTCGACGTTCATGTTCAACGTTTGCGTAAAAAATTAGACATTGACTCGCACCCTTCTATTATTGAAACTGTATTCGGAATAGGGTATAAAATGAAAGGCGAAAAACGATGAAGCTGAAATTATCCATCCGAAAAAAATTTTTATATGGATTTCTATTGATCTTTACTATTGCCTTACTTCTATTAAATGCGGTCATTAGTAACATGCTCTACAAAAATAGTGAGACGATTATAAAGAATGACATGGTAAGCTTTCAGAAGTATTCAAGAGAATATGTAAAACAGTATTTACTTTTAAAAAATCTAACAGAAAATAGTGTTTTTCAGAAAGATGGTGAGCGGTTAGTACAAGAATTAAGTTCTAATCTAATAGGCAACATCTCCCTCTATAACGAAGAAGGCTTATTTTTGTACGAAGCCGTTGGCGATCGAAATGAGTACATCATTACTAATACCAACCCGAGTAAAATTATCGAGAATAGTTCCAATGAGGACGTAAATCTCGCGTTGCAAAACAAAGCTGCTTTTACAATTAATCTCATCGACAAACGAACTTGGGTAAACTTTTCTTTTCCAGTCTTTATTAATGGTAAGTCGCTTGGAATTATCCGGCTGTCTAAAGACTATTCAGCCCTTTTTGAAGCCAACCAGAGAGTGTTAACAAGCTTGACCGTATTCACATTATTTTTATTTATAGCGATCTTTGTTTTTTCATACATACTCTCTAATAAAATCGTTCGACCGCTTTCCGATGTGCAAAAGGCATTTACAGACGTAGCTAATGGGAATTATGAAACAAAGCTTGTGGTAGAAACAGGCGACGAAATTGAGGAACTAACAAATTGCTTCCACGAAATGAAGACACAAATTAAAGAGAATATCACAACGATTGAGACTGAAAAGTTAAAGGTTATTCAATTAGAGAAAAGTCGGCGTGAATTCTTTAATAATGTTACTCATGAATTAAAAACACCACTGACAACGATTTCTGGCTATGCTCAGATCCTATCCGATAAAGACTTTAATGACCCACAGTTTCTAGCTAAAGCCGCAGGAAGAATTAAAACGGAGAGTGATCGCCTACATCAAATGGTTATTGAAGTGATTGAACTATCAAAGCGTGATCACCAAGAGATAAAAAAAGTAGATTTAACCCACATTATTAAACAATCGGTTGAGGATCTGCAGGTAAAGGCTACAAAATATGAAATGAAAATCACTTCTAACGTAGAGACACATCTACTAGTAGCTGGAAGGGAAAATAAATTACGTGAGTTGCTCCTTAATTTGTTAGATAATGCGATCAAGTATGGAGATAAACACTCTGTCATTCACATAGTCGGCATAGGAAATTCTGAAGAAATTGTGTTACACATCACAAATCACTGCCAGTATCTCTCTAAGCAAGTCTTAGAAAAAGTGTTTGAACCATTTTATCAGGGCAGTAAAACGAATAGAGTCGAAAAAGGCAGCAGCGGACTTGGACTTTTTATCTGCAAACAGATTGTCGAAAATCACTCTGGAACAATCACAGTTCAAGGAGAAAATAATCTAGTCACTTTTTCTGTCAAACTTCCGATTTGGCAACAACTTGGCAATATCTACGAATAACTTGGCAATATGAATTGGTTAAACTCAAGTTGTAAATCAAATTTAGGAGGTATGAGTATGAAGATAGTAACAGGTATTTTAGGAATAACAATTGCACTATCAACATTGTCAGGGTGTCAGCTAATGGACAGAGTAAACAGTGAAGGGAAAACAGTCATAGTTTACGACAACGTTGCTTCACAGAGTACGATGGCAGATGCAGAAGTTGCAGTCTCTCAAGCTGTGCAGGTTGCATTAAGGGAAAAGGTAACATACGGTGAGTTACTAAAAATCACCAAAGATGAGCTACTAATTACAAAAGAAAATTGGTTATACCAATCCAACCTTAGCAATGAAAAAACGAGTAAAATAACAGATTTACAGGCAAAGCAACTTTCCAAAGATGGAACGAAAGTATTAAGTGTTATGAATAACGAGGCAATTGTTTACAATTTCAAGACGGAAGAATCTGTAAGAATAGCAACTAGTACTAACGCTGTAGGAGATATTACTTTTGCCGATCCCAGTGGAAAATACATTACTTATTATGATTTCAACACTTCTCATTATGTTTTTGTAGATACTGAGACACAAGAAAAAACAACTCTAAATTACAAGGAATTATTTAATCTGGAAAATAGTTCGTTCGGTTCGCCAAAAATGTATGATGGGGCTCTTTACTTTTCCTTTTACAATCAAAAGGAAGGTAATGCTATCTATCGATTGTCGCTAGATAGTAAAAAAGATTTGGTCCTTAGTTTTCCACATGAGCAAGATAGCATTTGGCAGTTCGAGTTATTAAACGAAGATATACTCATTTTTAACGGGGTTTATAATAATGAACCTGGAATATTCCTATACGATATCGCTAACGAAGAAGTAAATAAAGTGGTTTCTGGTGGTAGGGATTCTGAAGGTACTTGGACGCCTTCTTACAGTGTATCTCCTGATGGTACTAAGTTGCTATTTGATACGATTGTTTATGAAAACGATGAGCACTTAAACAATGTCTATATTGCAACGCTTGAAGGAAATCAACTGTTAAGAAGCATACGTATAATGGAAAAGGTTGAAACGCCAGCAGTTATCCAAGTCTTAGCTCACTGGGATGAGGACTCTAATGCATTCTATATCCCAATGTCAACGAACAATCAACCAGGGTATTCCGATAAGGAAATTGATTTTATCTCAATTTATGAAATTGATAAGATAAAGGTAGAATAATAGTAAGAAATAAAGCCCCCGATTATGAAGTGACCCCTAAAAGTTAGACACGGTTATTTTGTCAGGCAGCTTGCTCAAAATGAGTTCGGTATTGTACCGGACTCATTTTTAATTTTGCCTTCATCCGTTTCGTATTATAGTATTTCATATACTTTTCCAGTTCTTGCATAAAATGCTCTATACTTTCAAATTCCTTATAATAAAGGAATTCTGATTTCATAATCCCAAAGAAATTTTCCATCACCGAATTATCGTAACAGTTTCCTTTACGAGACATACTTTGAATGATTCCTCTTTCTTGGAGGGCATGACAATACTGTTTCATCTGATAATGCCAACCTTGGTCTGAATGCATTAGTAGTTCATGCTCTTCTGGTAACCTCTCTAGAGCTTTCTCTAACATCTTTGAAACAAGTGAATATGTTGGTCTTGAGCCGATTGTATACGTAATAATTTCTCCATTAAATAAATCTAATACAGGTGATAAATAGAGTTTCTCACCAAATAATTTAAACTCTGTAATATCCGTTACCCACTTCTGATTTGGGGCATCCGCTGTAAATTGGCGATCTAAATGATTCGGCGCGATTTTTCCTACAGTACCTTTGTAAGATTTATATTTTTTCATGCGTACCAGACATTTTAGACCAAGCTCTTTCATGATACGTTGAACCTTTTTGTGATTCACTTTTTGCCCACGAATTGTTAGCTCATCACGAATACGACGGTAACCGTAACGACCTTCATGTTCTTCATAAATGGCCTTAATTTCAGCTTTTAAATCACTGTCTGAATCTGGACGTTTCATTCTCTTCACTAAATCATAGTATGTACTACGTGGAATATCAGCGAGCTTCACGAGTGCCTTCACCGGGTATTTATGCCTTAATTCATAGACTACTTGTGCTTTGTCTTGTTTGGTGATTTTTTTTGAACTAAGGCATTCAACTTTTTTAAATACTCATTTTCCATTTCTAATTGTCTTATACGCGCTTCATATGCCTCGACTGATCCTTTGGCTGGTGCCTCTTTTGGTTGGTTAGTAGATTTATTTTTCATGGATAGACGTCCCTTTTGTTTCGGTTCAAGGGCTTCTACACCACCAACCTCCATCTTTTTCTGCCAATCATACACCATTGTATAACTAGAGAGTTTAAAAAGGGCTGCGGTATCCATTAATGACGCACCAGTTTGAACCATGTAGTTTAGTACATCTAGTTTAAATCCAACAGAACAGTTTGTATAGGTGTTTTTAAGTCCTTCTTCTCCATGTAATTCATATAACTTCAACCAATATTGGAATTGTGCTCTTGTAACACCTAGCTGCTTTGCATATTCTTTTTGAGAAGTTATTTTCGAGTTATAGCCTTCAATGATCATTAATTTCGTATCACTTGTAAATTTAGTCATAAATAAAACTGCACCCCAATCGTTAGTTGTGTCTAACAATTGGGGTGCAGTTCATTATGGGGGCTTTTCTGTTAATTATTTGTTGCAGCAACTTCATTTAATGCTACTTCTTGTAGGGGTAAGGTAATCTGAAAGGTTGTCCCTTTATTTACTGTACTCTTCACATTCAAACGCCCATCCATCATTTTAATTATTTGGATAGCTGTCATCATGCCAAGACCAGTTCCTTCTCTCCCTTTTGTAGTGAAATAAGGCTCTCCTAAACGAGAGAGTTGATCCTTTGTCATTCCTTGCCCGTTGTCTGTAATGGTAATCATAATTTCTTGGCTAAGTTTTGACGTACTAATCTGAAGTTGCCCCCCCTCGGGCATTGCTTCAAGACAGTTCTTTACAATATTTAGCAAACATTGTTGAAGTAATTGCGCTTCCCCTATTATGTAATAAGACTGTTCTAAATTAGCATCTATTTCTACGCAATTCATATTTGCTAATGGGGTAATAATGTTTAAAGCTCGCTCTAGTTCCTGTTTAATATCTATTATTTCAATATTTTCAGGTGACGGTTTAGCAAAAGTTAGATAGTTTCGAATAATATCATTTGCTCGATCAATTTCAGCAATCGAAATATCGAGAAACTCTTTATTTTTTTGTGCTGACAAATCCATTTGCTCCATCATTTGTAGAAAACCTCTTACTACGGCTAAAGGATTGCGAATTTCATGGGATATTGACGAGGCTAGATGACTTACAATTTCCATCTTCTCAGCCTTAATTAATTTACTGTTAAAAAAAATCGTTTCTTTAATTACTTCTAGGATATAAATAATTAAACACGAGGTAAATGGAGTTAAAAATAAATAGAGTAAAATAAGTGAGAAATTTATTGAAATACCAGCTATTATATTGAGCACTATTAAAACGAAAACTCCTACAGAAAATGAAAAGCAACTTCCAATCATCAATTTCTTCTTTAATGAAGATTTTACAAACGGCTTGGTTACTAAAAACAAGTAAAACAATACGATTACACCAATAATAATTGTAGAATAAATTCCTCCACCACCAAGAAAGAACCGGTAAACGATCGTAATTGAAACTAAGAATACACTTGCTGGTAGTCCTCCATATAAACCGACCACAATCACAGGGATCCATCTTAAATCAAAAATAAAACCATCAAGAATATGAACAGGAAAAGACATACAGCTAACAATTGCTATACTAGCTGAAATTGTTAATACCCATTTCTTCTGTGTAAATGAAAATGATTTCGAGTATCTTTCTAAAAATAACGGTACAAACAATAGAAATATAATGATAAAGAGGATATTTAATAAAAGTGTTTCTATACTGTTCACTCAATGTGCACCTCTCAATTACTCTATGACTAGCTAAATTCATCATATAATAAATTCTACAATTTTCCACTAAAAATTTATGGAACTGCTTCATATGGCAGACATA
It encodes the following:
- a CDS encoding HAMP domain-containing sensor histidine kinase, with the protein product MKLKLSIRKKFLYGFLLIFTIALLLLNAVISNMLYKNSETIIKNDMVSFQKYSREYVKQYLLLKNLTENSVFQKDGERLVQELSSNLIGNISLYNEEGLFLYEAVGDRNEYIITNTNPSKIIENSSNEDVNLALQNKAAFTINLIDKRTWVNFSFPVFINGKSLGIIRLSKDYSALFEANQRVLTSLTVFTLFLFIAIFVFSYILSNKIVRPLSDVQKAFTDVANGNYETKLVVETGDEIEELTNCFHEMKTQIKENITTIETEKLKVIQLEKSRREFFNNVTHELKTPLTTISGYAQILSDKDFNDPQFLAKAAGRIKTESDRLHQMVIEVIELSKRDHQEIKKVDLTHIIKQSVEDLQVKATKYEMKITSNVETHLLVAGRENKLRELLLNLLDNAIKYGDKHSVIHIVGIGNSEEIVLHITNHCQYLSKQVLEKVFEPFYQGSKTNRVEKGSSGLGLFICKQIVENHSGTITVQGENNLVTFSVKLPIWQQLGNIYE
- a CDS encoding IS3 family transposase (programmed frameshift): MTKFTSDTKLMIIEGYNSKITSQKEYAKQLGVTRAQFQYWLKLYELHGEEGLKNTYTNCSVGFKLDVLNYMVQTGASLMDTAALFKLSSYTMVYDWQKKMEVGGVEALEPKQKGRLSMKNKSTNQPKEAPAKGSVEAYEARIRQLEMENEYFKKVECLSSKKITKQDKAQVVYELRHKYPVKALVKLADIPRSTYYDLVKRMKRPDSDSDLKAEIKAIYEEHEGRYGYRRIRDELTIRGQKVNHKKVQRIMKELGLKCLVRMKKYKSYKGTVGKIAPNHLDRQFTADAPNQKWVTDITEFKLFGEKLYLSPVLDLFNGEIITYTIGSRPTYSLVSKMLEKALERLPEEHELLMHSDQGWHYQMKQYCHALQERGIIQSMSRKGNCYDNSVMENFFGIMKSEFLYYKEFESIEHFMQELEKYMKYYNTKRMKAKLKMSPVQYRTHFEQAA
- a CDS encoding sensor histidine kinase produces the protein MNSIETLLLNILFIIIFLLFVPLFLERYSKSFSFTQKKWVLTISASIAIVSCMSFPVHILDGFIFDLRWIPVIVVGLYGGLPASVFLVSITIVYRFFLGGGGIYSTIIIGVIVLFYLFLVTKPFVKSSLKKKLMIGSCFSFSVGVFVLIVLNIIAGISINFSLILLYLFLTPFTSCLIIYILEVIKETIFFNSKLIKAEKMEIVSHLASSISHEIRNPLAVVRGFLQMMEQMDLSAQKNKEFLDISIAEIDRANDIIRNYLTFAKPSPENIEIIDIKQELERALNIITPLANMNCVEIDANLEQSYYIIGEAQLLQQCLLNIVKNCLEAMPEGGQLQISTSKLSQEIMITITDNGQGMTKDQLSRLGEPYFTTKGREGTGLGMMTAIQIIKMMDGRLNVKSTVNKGTTFQITLPLQEVALNEVAATNN